A stretch of the Haloarcula ordinaria genome encodes the following:
- a CDS encoding NmrA/HSCARG family protein: MSDSRTHVLVVGATGNQGGAVVDHLLASDQDFAVSGLTRDASSDAAQALSDRGVSMVEGDLGDPETLRGPVGDADAVFAVTNFWTQGYDAQVEQGKNIATVAAEEGVDHLVFSGVGSHDEDTGIPHFDTAEEIDQHIRDLDLDWTVLKPVFFFENLEAFAEDIVEDGTLALPLAEGVGLQMVSNDDVGRAAAVALANPGDFVGEAIDLAGDERTLEETAAVLSSVTGVDVEAVHVPIEDAYETFGEEFTVMCEWFNEVGYSADVDALEDRFGFEFTDLETYLEDHGWADKDGMASVPGWVKAMQ; this comes from the coding sequence ATGAGCGATTCTCGCACACACGTACTCGTCGTCGGAGCGACAGGAAACCAGGGCGGCGCCGTCGTCGACCACCTGCTGGCAAGCGACCAGGACTTCGCGGTCAGCGGACTCACCCGCGACGCGTCCAGCGACGCGGCACAGGCGCTGTCGGACCGCGGCGTCTCGATGGTCGAGGGCGACCTCGGCGACCCGGAGACGCTACGTGGCCCCGTCGGCGACGCTGACGCGGTCTTCGCGGTGACGAACTTCTGGACGCAGGGGTACGACGCGCAGGTCGAACAGGGCAAGAACATCGCGACCGTCGCCGCCGAGGAGGGCGTCGACCACCTCGTCTTCTCCGGGGTCGGCAGCCACGACGAGGACACCGGAATCCCCCACTTCGATACAGCCGAAGAAATCGACCAGCACATCCGTGACCTGGACCTCGACTGGACGGTTCTCAAGCCGGTCTTCTTCTTCGAGAACCTCGAGGCGTTCGCCGAGGACATCGTCGAGGACGGCACGCTCGCGCTCCCGCTCGCCGAGGGCGTGGGCCTCCAGATGGTGAGCAACGACGACGTGGGCCGCGCCGCTGCCGTCGCCCTCGCGAATCCGGGCGACTTCGTCGGTGAGGCAATCGATCTCGCGGGCGACGAGCGGACCCTCGAAGAGACGGCCGCCGTCCTCTCGTCGGTCACCGGCGTCGACGTCGAGGCCGTCCACGTCCCCATCGAGGACGCCTACGAGACCTTCGGCGAGGAGTTCACCGTGATGTGCGAGTGGTTCAACGAGGTCGGCTACTCGGCCGACGTCGACGCGCTGGAAGACCGGTTCGGGTTCGAGTTCACGGACCTCGAGACGTACCTCGAAGACCACGGCTGGGCGGACAAGGACGGTATGGCCAGCGTCCCCGGCTGGGTCAAGGCGATGCAGTAA
- a CDS encoding tRNA uridine(34) 5-carboxymethylaminomethyl modification radical SAM/GNAT enzyme Elp3 translates to MSTETPDPEETEAFQQVCAELVDRILAGDVERDDVESAKIDVCREYSAPKVPQNSELLDYAPQEHREVLEEVLQRKPVRTASGVSPIAIMTSPERCPHGKCLYCPGGPDSEFSSSQSYTGHEPAAARGEQNDYDPYGQVTLRLNQLREIGHPVDKAELILMGGTMTARSHDYQEWFVKRALEAMNDFDVDADPSPAEGISFAESADDYEWRYLEDVIAENETADVRNVATTFETKPDWCDPEQIDRMLDLGGTKVEVGVQTTFERINREMHRGHGVQASIDANQRLRDSAFKVGFHMMPGQPGMSKEMCLEDFRRIFEDSQWRPDYLKIYPTLVVEGTVTYDWWRKDEFEPLGNQEAAELVAEIKDMIPRYTRLQRVQRDIPADFIEGGVWKSNLRQLAWKEMEKHGWTCDCIRCREAGHSDEVAEDVDLDVMTYDACGGTEHFISFEDFETDVLVGFCRLRFPNQPVRAELQDAALVRELHVYGNSVGIGEQGADGDHQHRGYGKRLLAKAEELARDAGFSKIAVISGIGVREYYRNKLDYQQDGPYVSKRLD, encoded by the coding sequence ATGAGCACGGAGACGCCGGACCCGGAGGAAACCGAAGCCTTCCAGCAGGTGTGTGCGGAGCTGGTCGACCGCATCCTCGCCGGGGACGTGGAACGCGACGACGTCGAGTCCGCCAAGATCGACGTCTGCCGGGAGTACTCTGCCCCGAAGGTCCCCCAGAACTCCGAACTGCTCGACTACGCCCCTCAGGAGCACCGCGAGGTCCTGGAAGAGGTGCTCCAGCGCAAGCCCGTCCGCACCGCATCGGGCGTCTCACCCATCGCCATCATGACCTCGCCCGAGCGCTGCCCCCACGGGAAGTGTCTCTACTGTCCCGGCGGCCCGGACTCGGAGTTCTCCTCCTCGCAGTCCTACACGGGTCACGAGCCGGCCGCGGCGCGCGGCGAACAGAACGACTACGACCCCTACGGGCAGGTCACGCTGCGGCTCAACCAGCTCCGGGAGATCGGCCATCCAGTCGACAAGGCCGAACTCATCCTGATGGGCGGGACGATGACCGCCCGGAGCCACGACTACCAGGAGTGGTTCGTCAAGCGCGCCCTGGAGGCGATGAACGACTTCGACGTCGACGCCGACCCCAGCCCCGCCGAGGGTATCTCGTTCGCCGAGTCCGCCGACGACTACGAGTGGCGCTATCTGGAGGACGTCATCGCCGAGAACGAGACGGCCGACGTCCGGAACGTCGCGACGACGTTCGAGACAAAGCCCGACTGGTGTGACCCAGAGCAGATCGACCGGATGCTCGACCTCGGCGGCACGAAGGTCGAGGTGGGCGTCCAGACCACCTTCGAGCGCATCAACCGCGAGATGCACCGCGGTCACGGCGTCCAGGCCTCCATCGACGCGAATCAGCGGCTCCGGGACTCGGCGTTCAAAGTCGGCTTCCACATGATGCCCGGCCAGCCCGGGATGTCGAAGGAGATGTGTCTGGAGGACTTCCGACGCATCTTCGAGGACTCGCAGTGGCGCCCGGACTATCTCAAGATATATCCGACGCTCGTCGTCGAGGGCACCGTCACCTACGACTGGTGGCGCAAAGACGAGTTCGAGCCGCTGGGTAACCAGGAGGCCGCGGAGCTCGTCGCGGAGATCAAGGACATGATTCCCCGCTACACGCGCCTCCAGCGCGTCCAGCGCGACATCCCTGCGGACTTCATCGAGGGCGGGGTCTGGAAGTCCAACCTCCGGCAACTCGCCTGGAAAGAGATGGAGAAACACGGCTGGACCTGCGACTGCATCCGCTGTCGCGAGGCGGGCCACAGCGACGAGGTCGCCGAGGACGTCGACCTCGACGTGATGACCTACGACGCGTGTGGCGGTACGGAGCATTTCATCTCCTTCGAGGATTTCGAGACCGACGTGCTCGTGGGATTCTGCCGCCTCAGGTTCCCGAATCAGCCGGTCCGAGCGGAGCTTCAGGACGCCGCGCTGGTCCGGGAACTCCACGTCTACGGCAACTCGGTGGGCATCGGCGAGCAGGGCGCAGACGGGGATCACCAGCACAGGGGCTACGGCAAGCGACTCCTCGCGAAGGCCGAGGAGCTCGCGCGCGACGCGGGCTTCTCGAAGATTGCGGTCATCTCGGGCATCGGCGTCCGTGAGTACTACCGGAACAAACTCGACTACCAGCAAGACGGGCCGTACGTCTCGAAGCGGCTAGACTGA
- a CDS encoding metal-dependent hydrolase gives MVFPHEHFIVAALPVFAYVAVRDGSLPDRRLVAVVFVGSQFPDLIDKPLAHQLQVLPSGRVFMHSLPFAVPIAVGVAIYGWKTGRLRAGVAFGVAYVSHLIGDNHESLLAANPTVPSDLLWPFVPAVTRPAIPFWAGPNSINVALWTTFSVVVLVSLGYGLALDVAEQLRSNSSGRG, from the coding sequence ATAGTGTTCCCGCATGAGCATTTCATCGTCGCCGCCCTCCCTGTGTTCGCGTACGTGGCCGTTCGTGACGGCAGTCTCCCGGACCGAAGGTTGGTCGCAGTCGTGTTCGTCGGGAGCCAGTTCCCGGACCTGATAGACAAGCCACTCGCCCACCAGCTCCAGGTACTGCCCTCCGGTCGGGTGTTCATGCACTCGCTCCCGTTCGCCGTGCCGATCGCTGTCGGCGTCGCCATCTACGGCTGGAAAACCGGCCGGCTCAGAGCTGGAGTCGCCTTTGGCGTCGCCTACGTCTCCCACCTGATCGGGGACAACCACGAATCGCTGCTCGCGGCGAACCCGACGGTCCCTTCGGACCTCCTGTGGCCGTTTGTGCCGGCGGTCACCAGACCGGCGATTCCGTTCTGGGCCGGTCCGAACTCGATCAACGTCGCGCTCTGGACGACGTTTTCGGTGGTGGTCCTGGTCTCGCTGGGCTACGGGTTGGCACTGGACGTGGCAGAACAGCTCCGGAGCAATTCAAGCGGGCGGGGATGA